From Oenanthe melanoleuca isolate GR-GAL-2019-014 chromosome 18, OMel1.0, whole genome shotgun sequence, a single genomic window includes:
- the CACNG5 gene encoding voltage-dependent calcium channel gamma-5 subunit: MLAAMSACSRKALTLLSSVFAVCGLGLLGISVSTDYWLYLEEGIVQPQNQTAEIKLSLHSGLWRVCFLAGEERGRCFTIEYVMPMNIQLTSESTINVLKMIRSATPFPLVSLFFMFIGFILSNIGHIRPHRTILAFVSGIFFILSGLSLVVGLVLYISSINDEMLNRTKDSESFFNYKYGWSFAFSAISFLLTESAGVMSVYLFMKRYTAEDLYRPHPGFYRPRLSNCSDYSGQFLHPEAWARGRSPSDISSEASLQMNSNYPALLKCPDYDQMSSSPC; the protein is encoded by the exons ATGCTGGCGGCGATGAGCGCCTGCAGCAGGAAGGCGCTGACCCTGCTCAGCAGCGTGTTCGCCGTCTGCGGCCTCGGCCTGCTGGGCATCTCCGTCAGCACCGACTACTGGCTCTACCTGGAGGAGGGCATCGTCCAGCCCCAGAACCAGACGGCCGAGATCAAGCTCTCGCTGCACTCGGGGCTCTGGAGGGTCTGCTTTCTGGCAG GTGAGGAGCGTGGCCGGTGCTTCACCATCGAATACGTCATGCCCATGAACATCCAGCTGACATCTGAATCCACAATCAACGTCCTGA AGATGATCCGCTCTGCCACCCCCTTCCCTCTGGTCAGCCTCTTCTTCATGTTCATCGGCTTCATCCTGAGCAACATCGGCCACATCCGGCCCCACAGGACCATCCTGGCCTTCGTCTCGGGGATATTCTTCATCCTGTCAG GTCTATCACTGGTGGTGGGGCTGGTCCTCTACATATCCAGCATTAATGATGAGATGCTCAACAGGACCAAGGACTCAGAGTCGTTCTTCAATTACAAATATGGCTGGTCCTTTGCCTTCTCTGCCATCTCGTTCCTTCTCACAGAG AGTGCCGGGGTGATGTCCGTGTACCTGTTCATGAAGCGCTACACGGCCGAGGATCTCTACAGACCGCACCCCGGCTTCTACCGGCCCCGCCTGAGCAACTGCTCCGACTACTCGGGGCAGTTCCTGCACCCCGAGGCGTGGGCGCGGGGCCGCAGCCCCTCGGACATCTCCAGCGAGGCGTCCCTGCAGATGAACAGCAACTACCCAGCGCTGCTCAAGTGCCCCGACTACGACCAGATGTCCTCGTCCCCGTGCTGA